From one Catellatospora sp. IY07-71 genomic stretch:
- a CDS encoding transglutaminase family protein — translation MSVAGPGWRVQIRHRTGFQYGGPVASSYNEARMSPSAEPRQTVLDDRITVWPAARTHRYTDYWGTAVTSFDVQVPHEVLEVVADSTVETSGPAALGADGPGWAELTEPAVVDRWQELLLPTPRTALDEELGGLAAALRAEHARPDEAALAVFELVRREVSYTPGATGVLTGVVQVWRQKQGVCQDLSHLSVALLRAMGVPARYVSGYLHPTPNAPLGKPVTGESHAWVEWWAGDWRAYDPTNGVPVGERHVVVGRGRDYGDVPPLKGVYAGPSNTGQSVEVTLTRIR, via the coding sequence ATGAGCGTCGCGGGGCCGGGATGGCGGGTGCAGATCCGGCACAGGACGGGGTTTCAGTACGGCGGGCCGGTGGCGTCGTCGTACAACGAGGCGCGGATGTCGCCGAGTGCGGAGCCGCGGCAGACGGTGCTCGACGACCGGATCACCGTGTGGCCGGCCGCTCGCACCCACCGCTACACCGACTACTGGGGCACCGCGGTGACCTCGTTCGACGTGCAGGTGCCGCACGAGGTGCTGGAGGTGGTCGCCGACAGCACGGTGGAGACCTCCGGGCCCGCCGCGCTGGGCGCCGACGGGCCGGGCTGGGCGGAGCTGACCGAACCGGCCGTGGTCGACCGCTGGCAGGAGCTGCTGCTGCCGACGCCGCGTACGGCGCTGGACGAGGAGCTGGGCGGGCTGGCGGCGGCGCTGCGGGCGGAGCACGCCCGGCCGGACGAGGCGGCGCTGGCCGTGTTCGAGCTGGTGCGGCGGGAGGTGTCGTACACGCCCGGGGCGACCGGGGTGCTCACCGGCGTGGTGCAGGTGTGGCGGCAGAAGCAGGGCGTCTGCCAGGACCTGTCGCACCTGTCGGTGGCGTTGCTGCGGGCCATGGGCGTGCCCGCCCGGTACGTCTCCGGTTACCTGCACCCGACCCCGAACGCGCCGCTCGGCAAGCCGGTGACGGGCGAGAGCCACGCCTGGGTGGAGTGGTGGGCGGGGGACTGGCGCGCGTACGACCCGACGAACGGCGTACCCGTCGGAGAACGGCACGTGGTCGTCGGCCGCGGCCGCGACTACGGCGACGTGCCCCCGCTGAAGGGCGTCTACGCGGGCCCGTCCAACACCGGCCAATCTGTGGAGGTCACTCTCACGCGGATCCGGTAA
- a CDS encoding GuaB1 family IMP dehydrogenase-related protein: MRFLSGAQPAHDLTYNDVFMAPSRSEVGSRMEVDLSTADGTGCTIPIVVANMTAIAGRRMAETVSRRGGLAVIPQDIPSGVVTEVIGWVKQRHLVHDTPITLSPHDTVGDAIHLLPKRAHGAVVVVDDQGRPVGLVTESDTTGVDRFSQLRDVMSTELLTVPSTATPRETFDILTQGRRKVAPVVDHEGRLAGITTRQGALRATLYKPALDEKGRLRVAAAIGINGDVAGKAAELLEGGVDVLVVDTAHGHQSRMINALRAVRSLDPAVPIVAGNVVTAEGVRDLAAAGADVIKVGVGPGAMCTTRMMTGVGRPQFSAVLECAAAARELGRQVWADGGVRHPRDVALALAAGAANVMIGSWLAGTYESPGDLYTDPDGRRYKENFGMASARAVSARTADDSAFDRARKAVFEEGISTAKMYLDPVRPGVEDVIDEIVAGVRSACTYAGATTLEEFHARALIGVQSTAGYTEGMPLPTSW, encoded by the coding sequence ATGCGGTTCCTGTCCGGTGCGCAGCCCGCGCACGACCTGACCTACAACGACGTGTTCATGGCGCCGAGCCGCTCCGAGGTCGGCTCGCGCATGGAGGTGGACCTGTCCACCGCCGACGGCACGGGGTGCACCATCCCGATCGTGGTGGCGAACATGACCGCGATCGCCGGGCGGCGGATGGCCGAGACGGTGTCCCGGCGCGGCGGCCTCGCGGTCATCCCGCAGGACATCCCGAGCGGCGTGGTCACCGAGGTGATCGGCTGGGTGAAGCAGCGCCACCTGGTGCACGACACGCCGATCACGCTGAGCCCGCACGACACCGTCGGCGACGCGATCCACCTGCTGCCCAAGCGGGCGCACGGGGCCGTGGTCGTGGTCGACGACCAGGGCCGCCCGGTCGGCCTGGTCACCGAGTCCGACACGACGGGCGTGGACCGGTTCTCGCAGCTGCGCGACGTGATGTCGACCGAGCTGCTGACCGTGCCGTCGACGGCCACCCCGCGCGAGACGTTCGACATCCTGACCCAGGGACGGCGCAAGGTCGCCCCGGTGGTCGACCATGAGGGGCGGCTGGCGGGGATCACCACCCGGCAGGGCGCGCTGCGGGCGACGCTGTACAAGCCGGCGCTGGACGAGAAGGGACGGCTGCGGGTGGCGGCCGCGATCGGCATCAACGGCGACGTCGCCGGCAAGGCCGCCGAGCTGCTGGAGGGCGGGGTGGACGTGCTGGTCGTGGACACCGCGCACGGCCACCAGTCCCGCATGATCAACGCGCTGCGCGCGGTGCGGTCGCTGGACCCCGCGGTCCCCATCGTGGCGGGCAACGTGGTCACGGCCGAGGGGGTACGCGATCTCGCCGCCGCGGGCGCCGACGTCATCAAGGTCGGCGTGGGCCCCGGCGCGATGTGTACGACGCGGATGATGACCGGCGTCGGCCGTCCCCAGTTCTCCGCCGTGCTGGAGTGCGCGGCGGCCGCCCGTGAGCTGGGCAGGCAGGTATGGGCCGACGGCGGCGTGCGGCACCCGCGCGACGTGGCGCTGGCGCTGGCGGCGGGCGCGGCGAACGTGATGATCGGCTCGTGGCTGGCCGGGACCTACGAGTCCCCCGGGGACCTCTACACCGATCCGGACGGGCGCCGCTACAAGGAGAACTTCGGCATGGCGTCGGCGCGGGCGGTCAGCGCGCGCACGGCCGACGACTCGGCGTTCGACCGGGCCCGCAAGGCCGTCTTCGAGGAGGGCATCTCCACGGCCAAGATGTACCTGGACCCGGTCCGCCCCGGTGTCGAGGACGTGATCGACGAGATCGTGGCGGGTGTCCGCAGCGCCTGCACCTACGCCGGCGCGACCACCCTGGAGGAGTTCCACGCCCGCGCCCTCATCGGCGTCCAGTCCACCGCCGGCTACACCGAAGGCATGCCCCTGCCCACGTCGTGGTGA
- a CDS encoding acetyl/propionyl/methylcrotonyl-CoA carboxylase subunit alpha, whose product MSKVLIANRGEIAVRVARACRDAGLASVAVYADGDRDALHVTIADEAYALGGETSADTYLRIDKLIEVAQRSGADAVHPGYGFLSENADFAQAVLDAGLTWIGPSPQAIRDLGDKVTARHIAQRAGAPLVPGTPDPVKNADEIVAFARENGLPVAIKAAFGGGGRGLKVARTLEEIPDLFDSATREAVAAFGRGECFVERYLDKPRHVEAQVLADQHGNVIVVGTRDCSLQRRHQKLVEEAPAPFLTDTQRAAIHDSAKAICREAGYHGAGTVEYLVGVDGTISFLEVNTRLQVEHPVTEETSGIDLVREQFRIAAGDKLRFEQDPAPRGHSIEFRINGEDPGRNFLPAPGVITKMHLPSGPGVRVDTGFDTGSVISGNFDSLLAKVIVTGETRTEALERARRALDEMVVEGMATALPFHRAIVRDPAFVEFTVHTRWIETEWDNTVPPFGAGAAADAEAGERQTVVVEVGGKRLEVSLPASFGGGTAAAASGRPAKRAGGKRGAGVAAGGDALTAPMQGTIVKLAVADGDTVAEGDTVVVLEAMKMEQPLTAHKSGVITGLTASVGEVVQSGTTLCEIK is encoded by the coding sequence CTGTCCAAAGTGTTGATCGCGAACCGAGGCGAGATCGCCGTACGCGTCGCGCGCGCCTGCCGTGACGCGGGCCTGGCCAGCGTCGCCGTATACGCCGACGGCGACCGCGACGCCCTGCACGTAACCATCGCCGACGAGGCGTACGCGCTGGGCGGCGAGACCAGCGCCGACACCTACCTGCGCATCGACAAGCTGATCGAGGTCGCGCAGCGCTCCGGCGCCGACGCCGTACACCCCGGCTACGGCTTCCTCTCCGAGAACGCCGACTTCGCCCAGGCCGTGCTCGACGCCGGGCTCACCTGGATCGGCCCCTCCCCGCAGGCCATCCGCGACCTCGGCGACAAGGTCACCGCCCGCCACATCGCGCAGCGCGCCGGCGCCCCGCTGGTGCCCGGCACGCCCGACCCGGTGAAGAACGCCGACGAGATCGTCGCCTTCGCCCGGGAGAACGGCCTGCCCGTCGCCATCAAGGCGGCGTTCGGCGGCGGCGGCCGCGGCCTCAAGGTCGCCCGCACCCTCGAAGAGATCCCCGACCTGTTCGACTCGGCCACCCGCGAGGCGGTCGCCGCGTTCGGCCGGGGCGAGTGCTTCGTCGAGCGCTACCTGGACAAGCCCCGCCACGTCGAGGCACAGGTGCTCGCCGACCAGCACGGCAACGTCATCGTCGTCGGCACCCGCGACTGCTCGCTGCAGCGCCGCCACCAGAAGCTGGTCGAGGAGGCCCCCGCGCCGTTCCTCACCGACACCCAGCGCGCCGCCATCCACGACTCCGCCAAGGCGATCTGCCGCGAGGCCGGCTACCACGGCGCGGGCACCGTCGAATACCTGGTCGGCGTGGACGGCACCATCTCCTTCCTGGAGGTCAACACCCGGCTCCAGGTCGAGCACCCGGTCACCGAGGAGACCTCCGGCATCGACCTGGTCCGCGAGCAGTTCCGCATCGCCGCGGGCGACAAGCTGCGCTTCGAGCAGGACCCGGCCCCGCGCGGCCACTCGATCGAGTTCCGCATCAACGGCGAGGACCCCGGCCGCAACTTCCTCCCCGCGCCCGGTGTCATCACGAAGATGCACCTCCCCTCCGGCCCGGGGGTACGCGTCGACACCGGCTTCGACACCGGCAGCGTCATCAGCGGCAACTTCGACTCGCTGCTCGCCAAGGTGATCGTCACCGGCGAGACGCGCACCGAGGCCCTGGAGCGCGCCCGCCGCGCCCTGGACGAGATGGTCGTCGAGGGCATGGCCACCGCGCTGCCGTTCCACCGCGCCATCGTGCGCGACCCCGCGTTCGTCGAGTTCACCGTGCACACCCGGTGGATCGAGACCGAGTGGGACAACACCGTGCCGCCCTTCGGCGCCGGTGCCGCCGCCGACGCGGAGGCGGGCGAGCGCCAGACCGTCGTCGTCGAGGTCGGCGGCAAGCGCCTGGAGGTCTCCCTCCCGGCATCCTTCGGCGGGGGTACGGCAGCCGCCGCATCCGGCCGTCCCGCCAAGCGGGCCGGCGGGAAGCGGGGCGCGGGCGTCGCCGCGGGCGGGGACGCGCTCACCGCCCCCATGCAGGGCACCATCGTCAAGCTCGCGGTCGCCGACGGCGACACCGTGGCCGAGGGCGACACCGTCGTGGTCCTGGAGGCCATGAAGATGGAGCAGCCCCTCACCGCCCACAAGTCCGGCGTCATCACCGGCCTCACCGCCTCGGTCGGCGAGGTCGTCCAATCCGGCACCACCCTCTGCGAGATCAAGTAA
- a CDS encoding PadR family transcriptional regulator, producing MSTTRMMILGVVRMLQPVHGYDVRRELLSWHADKWANVQPGSVYHALKKLADEGALREVGSEQVGGRPARTRYEMTDKGADQFRDLLTAALWEQHAVEDPFLAGFSLMTELPREEVAAALRHRARQLRTENEGARAAIESGWAVPDNKPTHVRWMLELGIARNEGEIAWCERVAEQIEAGVPYFSEALLARWREGQTAAGSATD from the coding sequence GTGTCGACGACCCGGATGATGATCCTCGGTGTGGTGCGCATGTTGCAGCCGGTGCACGGCTACGACGTGCGCCGGGAGCTGCTCAGCTGGCACGCGGACAAGTGGGCCAACGTGCAGCCGGGCTCGGTGTACCACGCGCTGAAGAAGCTCGCCGACGAGGGCGCGCTGCGGGAGGTCGGCAGCGAGCAGGTGGGCGGCCGCCCGGCGCGGACCCGGTACGAGATGACCGACAAGGGCGCCGACCAGTTCCGCGACCTGCTCACGGCGGCGCTCTGGGAGCAGCACGCGGTGGAGGACCCGTTCCTGGCCGGGTTCTCGCTCATGACCGAGCTGCCCCGGGAGGAGGTCGCGGCGGCGCTGCGGCACCGGGCACGCCAGCTGCGCACCGAGAACGAGGGCGCGCGGGCCGCGATCGAGTCGGGCTGGGCGGTGCCGGACAACAAGCCGACCCACGTGCGCTGGATGCTGGAGCTGGGCATCGCCCGCAACGAGGGCGAGATCGCCTGGTGCGAGCGGGTGGCGGAGCAGATCGAGGCGGGTGTGCCGTACTTCTCCGAGGCGCTGCTGGCCCGCTGGCGCGAGGGGCAGACCGCGGCGGGGTCCGCAACCGATTAA
- a CDS encoding ATP-binding cassette domain-containing protein encodes MIETSGLRKSFRSRAGRETKTVEAVRGVDLSVAEGEIFGFLGPNGAGKTTTLRMLATLLEPDGGTAVIAGADLRKNPGEVRRRIGYVAQGGSTWDDSTGREELVLHARMYGIGKAEARERAAKALDTFELAEYADRRCKTYSGGQRRRVDIALGIIHSPKVVFLDEPTTGLDPQSRAHMWGEVRKLREMGMTVFLTTHYLDEADALCDRLAIMDHGQIVAEGTPADLKQEVLGDVVSVNVRGEVGKAADLFDNAEYVRKLETTEQALRLYVEDGASAIPHVLRTLDADGVVIDGIELHRPSLDDVFLAKTGRSLRES; translated from the coding sequence ATCATCGAGACCTCCGGGCTGCGGAAGTCCTTCCGCTCCCGTGCCGGTCGCGAGACCAAGACCGTGGAGGCGGTACGCGGCGTCGACCTGAGCGTCGCCGAGGGCGAGATCTTCGGCTTCCTCGGCCCGAACGGCGCCGGCAAGACCACCACCCTGCGGATGCTCGCGACCCTGCTGGAGCCGGACGGCGGCACGGCCGTCATCGCCGGCGCCGACCTGCGCAAGAACCCGGGCGAGGTGCGCCGCCGCATCGGCTACGTCGCCCAGGGCGGCAGCACCTGGGACGACTCCACCGGCCGCGAGGAGCTGGTGCTGCACGCCCGCATGTACGGCATCGGCAAGGCCGAGGCGCGGGAGCGCGCGGCGAAGGCGCTGGACACCTTCGAGCTGGCCGAGTACGCCGACCGCCGCTGCAAGACCTACTCGGGCGGCCAGCGCCGCCGGGTGGACATCGCGCTCGGCATCATCCACTCGCCGAAGGTGGTCTTCCTCGACGAGCCCACCACCGGCCTGGACCCGCAGTCCCGTGCCCACATGTGGGGCGAGGTGCGCAAGCTGCGGGAGATGGGCATGACGGTCTTCCTCACCACGCACTACCTCGACGAGGCCGACGCGCTCTGCGACCGGCTGGCGATCATGGACCACGGGCAGATCGTGGCCGAGGGCACGCCCGCCGACCTCAAGCAGGAGGTGCTCGGCGACGTCGTCTCCGTCAACGTGCGCGGTGAGGTCGGCAAGGCCGCCGACCTGTTCGACAACGCCGAGTACGTGCGCAAGCTGGAGACCACCGAGCAGGCGCTGCGCCTGTACGTCGAGGACGGCGCGAGCGCCATCCCGCACGTGCTGCGCACCCTGGACGCCGACGGCGTCGTCATCGACGGCATCGAGCTGCACCGGCCCAGCCTCGACGACGTGTTCCTGGCCAAGACCGGCCGCAGCCTGAGGGAGAGCTGA
- a CDS encoding ABC transporter permease: MKFLRDTWLVFQRQMQLLLRNPVWVVVGIIQPMFFLLLFAPLMKKALSGGAPMTDEQAYGIFVPGMLVMVALFSAFSGFGIIAELRAGVIERNRVTPVSRVALLLGRSLRDVVQLLFQAVLVTLLAVPFGLRVGIGDALLAYVLVALMTLLLSSAGYALGLTLRSEDAMAPVLNTVTQPIMLLAGIFLPLTLAPAWLQNVAKGNPFKWATDGVRALFAGDPGNDAVWQALLVLTPLTALTLFVASRTFAKSVR, from the coding sequence GTGAAGTTCCTTCGTGACACCTGGCTGGTCTTCCAGCGCCAGATGCAGCTGCTGCTGCGCAACCCGGTCTGGGTCGTCGTCGGCATCATCCAGCCGATGTTCTTCCTGCTGCTGTTCGCGCCGCTGATGAAGAAGGCGCTCAGCGGCGGCGCCCCGATGACCGATGAGCAGGCGTACGGCATCTTCGTGCCCGGCATGCTGGTCATGGTCGCCCTGTTCAGCGCGTTCTCCGGGTTCGGCATCATCGCCGAGCTGCGGGCCGGCGTGATCGAGCGCAACCGGGTCACCCCGGTCAGCCGGGTGGCGCTGCTGCTCGGCCGGTCGCTGCGCGACGTGGTGCAGCTGCTGTTCCAGGCCGTGCTGGTGACGCTGCTGGCGGTGCCGTTCGGGCTGCGGGTCGGCATCGGCGACGCGCTGCTGGCGTACGTGCTCGTCGCGCTGATGACGCTGCTGCTGTCGTCGGCCGGCTACGCCCTGGGCCTCACCCTGCGCAGCGAGGACGCGATGGCGCCGGTGCTGAACACCGTCACCCAGCCGATCATGCTGCTGGCGGGCATCTTCCTGCCGCTGACGCTGGCCCCGGCGTGGCTGCAGAACGTGGCCAAGGGCAACCCGTTCAAGTGGGCCACCGACGGCGTGCGCGCGCTGTTCGCCGGGGACCCCGGCAACGACGCCGTCTGGCAGGCGCTGCTGGTGCTGACGCCGCTCACCGCGCTGACGCTGTTCGTCGCGTCGCGCACGTTCGCCAAGAGCGTGCGTTAG
- a CDS encoding sugar MFS transporter — protein MPRLVRDLPTWLIYLMLALWGYFNYGFGPVVPLLRDEQGTSAALAGLHSTAIAAGAVAGGALYPVLSRRYGRGPVLWICQAVIAAGVLGFVFLPALFPVTIALTALIAVAGIAAIGGIVSALSEQHGAAGPAAISEANAAACAAGLVAPLVIGATMRAGLGWRAGMGVLVLLIALVAALAFVRRVRIPSGLTVAVPAQVAESVEAPAVGAAAGARQSLPGAYWLAWGMMTVTGAVEVVLSMWAASVLRDEVGLSAGAATAVMSAVVGGMFVGRLAGARIALRLPAIPLYFGALAVSLAGFAVFWTAGSAAAAVTGLIVIGLGNAMHYPVAISLAVAAAPGQADRAAGVAAYSMAVSFGVGPLLLGLVADQVGAHTAFLLIPVLIAGAAYLAWRFGHTAARRMTPDLVAEAA, from the coding sequence GTGCCCCGGCTTGTTCGCGACCTCCCCACCTGGCTCATCTACCTGATGCTCGCGCTCTGGGGCTACTTCAACTACGGGTTCGGGCCGGTGGTGCCGCTGCTGCGCGACGAGCAGGGCACCTCGGCCGCCCTGGCGGGCCTGCACAGCACCGCCATCGCGGCCGGTGCGGTCGCCGGCGGGGCGCTCTACCCGGTCCTTTCGCGGCGGTACGGCCGAGGGCCGGTGCTCTGGATCTGCCAGGCCGTCATCGCCGCCGGGGTGCTCGGCTTCGTGTTCCTGCCCGCGCTGTTCCCGGTGACCATCGCGCTCACCGCGCTGATCGCGGTCGCGGGCATCGCCGCGATCGGCGGCATCGTCTCCGCCCTGTCCGAGCAGCACGGTGCGGCCGGTCCCGCCGCCATCAGCGAGGCCAACGCGGCCGCGTGTGCCGCCGGCCTGGTCGCCCCGCTGGTGATCGGCGCGACCATGCGTGCCGGGCTGGGCTGGCGCGCCGGCATGGGCGTGCTGGTGCTGCTCATCGCGCTGGTGGCGGCGCTCGCCTTCGTCAGGCGGGTGCGCATCCCGTCCGGGCTCACCGTCGCGGTCCCGGCCCAGGTCGCCGAGTCCGTGGAAGCCCCGGCGGTCGGTGCCGCAGCCGGTGCGCGGCAGTCGCTGCCCGGGGCGTACTGGCTGGCCTGGGGCATGATGACGGTCACCGGCGCGGTCGAGGTGGTGCTGTCCATGTGGGCCGCGTCCGTGCTGCGCGACGAGGTCGGGCTGTCCGCGGGCGCCGCGACGGCGGTGATGTCCGCGGTGGTCGGCGGCATGTTCGTCGGCCGGCTGGCCGGTGCGCGGATCGCGCTGCGGCTGCCTGCGATCCCGCTCTATTTCGGCGCGCTGGCGGTCAGCCTGGCCGGGTTCGCCGTGTTCTGGACGGCGGGCAGCGCAGCCGCGGCGGTCACCGGGCTGATCGTGATCGGGCTCGGCAACGCCATGCACTACCCGGTGGCGATCTCGCTGGCCGTGGCCGCCGCGCCGGGGCAGGCGGACCGGGCGGCGGGTGTGGCGGCGTACTCGATGGCGGTCAGCTTCGGCGTGGGCCCGCTGCTGCTCGGCCTGGTCGCCGACCAGGTAGGCGCGCACACCGCGTTCCTGCTGATCCCGGTGCTCATCGCCGGTGCGGCATACCTGGCCTGGCGGTTCGGCCACACCGCCGCTCGCCGGATGACGCCGGATCTGGTCGCCGAGGCAGCCTGA
- a CDS encoding O-methyltransferase, translated as MSRSFITVTEELHDYVVAHGTPPGELEQDLAAETQRATGRAAGMQIEPEYAALLTMLTRLVHARHAVEVGTFTGMSSLAIGRGLAEGGRLVCFDISDEYTSIARRFWQRAGLADKIELRLGPAVEGLAALPEEPYLDLAFIDADKESYGAYWDALVPRMRPGGMLVVDNVLWSGHVLDEHPSDAATASLIEFNAKAAADPRVDVVMLPFSDGVTLARKR; from the coding sequence ATGAGTCGATCCTTCATCACGGTCACCGAGGAACTGCACGACTACGTGGTGGCGCACGGCACCCCGCCCGGCGAGCTGGAGCAGGACCTCGCCGCCGAGACGCAGCGGGCCACCGGCCGCGCCGCCGGGATGCAGATCGAGCCGGAGTACGCCGCGCTGCTGACCATGCTCACCCGCCTGGTGCACGCCCGGCACGCGGTCGAGGTGGGCACCTTCACCGGCATGTCCTCGCTGGCCATCGGCCGGGGGCTGGCCGAGGGCGGCCGCCTGGTCTGCTTCGACATCTCCGACGAGTACACGTCGATCGCGCGCCGGTTCTGGCAGCGCGCGGGCCTGGCCGACAAGATCGAGCTGCGCCTGGGCCCGGCCGTGGAGGGCCTGGCAGCGCTGCCCGAGGAGCCGTACCTGGACCTGGCCTTCATCGACGCCGACAAGGAGAGCTACGGCGCCTACTGGGACGCCCTGGTCCCCCGGATGCGTCCCGGCGGCATGCTCGTCGTCGACAACGTGCTCTGGTCCGGCCACGTCCTGGACGAGCACCCCTCGGACGCCGCGACCGCGTCGCTGATCGAGTTCAACGCCAAGGCCGCCGCCGACCCGCGCGTCGACGTGGTCATGCTCCCCTTCTCCGACGGCGTCACCCTCGCCCGCAAACGCTGA
- a CDS encoding nucleoside triphosphate pyrophosphatase codes for MTARPTLVLASASPARRTLLDAAGIDAEVIVSGVDEDAVEATTAEALSGVLARMKAHAVAERMRHSSAAPSPALVLGCDSVLAFDGQILGKPTDAEDALKRWQAMRGRSGVLHTGHCLVELPGGRVAERVASTVVHFADLSDAEIEAYVASGEPLWVAGAFTIDGLGGPFVERIEGDHTNVVGLSLPVLRHLLAELDLQLTDFWRVR; via the coding sequence ATGACGGCTCGACCGACCCTCGTCCTCGCCTCTGCGAGCCCCGCTCGGCGCACCCTGCTCGACGCGGCGGGCATCGACGCCGAGGTGATCGTCAGCGGCGTGGACGAGGACGCCGTCGAGGCGACCACCGCCGAGGCGCTCAGCGGCGTGCTGGCCAGGATGAAGGCGCACGCCGTGGCGGAGCGGATGCGGCACAGCTCGGCCGCGCCGAGCCCGGCGCTGGTGCTCGGCTGCGACTCGGTGCTCGCCTTCGACGGGCAGATCCTGGGCAAGCCCACCGACGCCGAGGACGCGCTCAAGCGCTGGCAGGCGATGCGCGGGCGCAGTGGCGTGCTGCACACCGGGCACTGCCTGGTGGAGCTGCCCGGCGGCCGGGTCGCGGAGCGGGTCGCGTCGACCGTGGTGCACTTCGCCGACCTCAGCGACGCCGAGATCGAGGCGTACGTCGCCTCCGGCGAGCCGCTGTGGGTGGCCGGCGCGTTCACCATCGACGGCCTGGGCGGGCCGTTCGTCGAGCGCATCGAGGGCGACCACACCAACGTGGTGGGCCTGTCCCTGCCCGTGCTGCGCCACCTGCTGGCCGAGCTGGACCTCCAGCTCACCGACTTCTGGCGCGTGCGCTGA
- a CDS encoding S8 family serine peptidase, which translates to MRFTARLTAASLLAAVATVAVGAPAHADRYRDDQWYLPFLKIAEAHAISQGAGVTVAVIDTGVEGRHPDLNGNVLRGFDTVIGGNGDGWGDHDGHGTGMAGLVAAHGHGTGARDGVLGIAPKAKVLPIRTVSPKGDGGGDAIAIAIDEAVKRNVKIISVSQSAHSADSATEIQAVARAHAAGVLVFAAAGNQPNDRYVAPPGRYPGAVAVGAVDKQGNIAAVSTRGPEVQLVAPGVDITSTSRINKNKGTQYRRGTGTSPATAITAGVAALVWSKYPQLTADEVLERLTRTAVDKGTPGRDEDYGFGLIDPVAALTAPAAQPSPSAAADTPEPGDSPARKSDRDANAGSFSLLLLVIGGVVLALVVLAVVIGLLLVRRRGGGAPPAG; encoded by the coding sequence ATGAGATTCACCGCACGTCTGACGGCGGCGAGCCTGCTCGCCGCCGTCGCCACGGTCGCCGTGGGCGCTCCCGCCCACGCCGACCGCTACCGCGACGACCAGTGGTACCTGCCCTTCCTGAAGATCGCCGAAGCGCATGCGATCAGCCAGGGCGCGGGCGTCACCGTCGCGGTGATCGACACCGGGGTCGAGGGCAGGCACCCCGACCTGAACGGCAACGTGCTGCGCGGCTTCGACACGGTGATCGGCGGCAACGGCGACGGCTGGGGCGACCACGACGGCCACGGCACCGGCATGGCCGGCCTGGTCGCGGCGCACGGCCACGGCACGGGCGCGCGCGACGGCGTGCTGGGCATCGCGCCGAAGGCCAAGGTGCTGCCGATCCGGACGGTCTCGCCGAAGGGCGACGGCGGCGGCGACGCGATCGCCATCGCCATCGACGAGGCGGTCAAGCGCAACGTTAAGATCATCTCGGTGTCGCAGTCGGCCCACTCGGCGGACTCGGCCACCGAGATCCAGGCGGTCGCCCGCGCCCACGCCGCCGGTGTGCTGGTCTTCGCCGCCGCCGGCAACCAGCCGAACGACCGCTACGTGGCCCCGCCCGGCCGCTACCCCGGCGCGGTGGCCGTGGGCGCGGTGGACAAGCAGGGCAACATCGCCGCGGTCTCGACCCGCGGGCCGGAGGTGCAGCTGGTCGCGCCGGGCGTCGACATCACCAGCACCAGCCGGATCAACAAGAACAAAGGCACGCAGTATCGGCGCGGCACGGGCACCAGCCCGGCGACCGCCATCACGGCCGGCGTCGCGGCGCTCGTCTGGTCGAAGTACCCGCAGCTCACCGCCGATGAGGTGCTGGAGCGGCTGACCCGTACGGCGGTGGACAAGGGCACCCCGGGCCGGGACGAGGACTACGGCTTCGGCCTGATCGACCCGGTCGCGGCGCTGACCGCCCCGGCGGCCCAGCCCTCGCCCAGCGCGGCTGCCGACACGCCGGAGCCCGGCGACAGCCCGGCGCGCAAGAGCGACCGCGACGCCAACGCCGGGAGCTTCAGCCTGCTGCTCCTGGTCATCGGCGGGGTGGTGCTGGCGCTCGTGGTGCTCGCCGTCGTGATCGGGCTGCTCCTGGTACGCCGCCGCGGCGGTGGCGCACCGCCCGCCGGGTAG
- a CDS encoding acyl-CoA carboxylase subunit epsilon encodes MSEQMVIRFERGTPTAEEVAALVAVLSARPAGAAAPAGPVSAWWRSGLPAAPAAGPGAWRASGLPR; translated from the coding sequence GTGTCGGAGCAGATGGTGATCCGGTTCGAGCGCGGCACGCCCACCGCCGAGGAGGTCGCGGCACTGGTGGCGGTGCTGTCGGCGCGCCCGGCCGGTGCCGCCGCACCGGCCGGGCCGGTCTCGGCCTGGTGGCGCAGCGGCCTGCCCGCCGCGCCGGCCGCCGGTCCGGGCGCGTGGCGAGCCTCTGGCCTGCCCCGTTGA